One part of the Thermococcus litoralis DSM 5473 genome encodes these proteins:
- a CDS encoding shikimate dehydrogenase: MADAETRLYGVIGFPVRHSLSPVMHNAAFKALGINAIYLAFEVPPERLGDAMEGVRALGISGLNVTMPHKEAVIHFLDSLSEDSGEIGSVNTVVNRKGKLEGHTTDGLGARRALERAIELGGRRILIIGAGGAGKAIAYELSKDNEVVVLNRTPEKAKALERFGIMGEALNRENLGKYLEWAEVLINATSVGMNSWETPVPGEMLRKDLVVMDIVYKPLKTRLLTEAELMGCKTVDGLWMLVYQGIESFKLWTGFKPDEGLMRGAALEGLGQ; encoded by the coding sequence TTGGCTGACGCGGAAACGAGGCTCTACGGGGTGATCGGCTTTCCTGTGAGACACTCACTTAGCCCGGTCATGCACAACGCGGCCTTCAAGGCCCTGGGGATTAATGCTATCTACCTTGCCTTTGAGGTCCCTCCAGAGAGGCTCGGAGATGCCATGGAAGGCGTCAGGGCCCTCGGAATCTCGGGCCTGAACGTAACAATGCCGCATAAGGAGGCGGTGATTCATTTCCTCGACTCACTCTCCGAGGACTCGGGAGAAATCGGGAGCGTCAACACGGTCGTTAACAGAAAAGGAAAGCTGGAAGGCCACACAACCGACGGCTTGGGCGCGAGGAGGGCCCTCGAAAGGGCCATCGAGCTGGGGGGAAGGAGGATACTCATCATCGGAGCAGGAGGTGCGGGGAAGGCAATAGCCTACGAACTTTCCAAGGACAACGAAGTGGTCGTCCTCAACAGAACCCCCGAAAAGGCGAAGGCCCTGGAGCGCTTTGGAATAATGGGGGAAGCTCTGAACAGGGAGAACCTTGGGAAGTACCTTGAATGGGCCGAGGTTTTGATAAACGCCACCTCCGTCGGAATGAACTCCTGGGAAACTCCTGTTCCCGGTGAAATGCTGAGGAAAGACCTCGTCGTCATGGACATAGTTTACAAGCCCCTGAAGACGCGCCTCCTCACCGAGGCCGAGCTGATGGGCTGTAAAACAGTTGACGGCCTCTGGATGCTCGTCTATCAGGGCATCGAGAGCTTCAAGCTTTGGACGGGATTTAAGCCAGACGAAGGGCTTATGAGGGGGGCTGCGCTTGAGGGCCTCGGCCAGTAG
- a CDS encoding DMT family transporter produces MTHHYGYVSAVLAALLFGISSTLNKIALRNVHPMIIAGSIYLTAGIVLMLLRFTPLRGKILERLEFRVKTQEFFSKRDILILAFIVLFGSFLAPLSFMFGLNRTTAVNASLLLNTETLFTVLIALIVFKERASRRSIIGILLILIGAVVISTENFREVELSKGIVGNILIILAGLSWAIDNNLSKLLSVKRDLLLVTSLKGLFGGSALLTLASLIGVPFYIPLQSLPYVLTVGAFSIGFSLVLFLFALREIGAMRTGAIFSTSSLIGALFAFLALGESLTALKVVFGMIMLLGAYVLSGEEIHK; encoded by the coding sequence ATGACGCATCACTATGGCTATGTGAGTGCAGTTTTAGCTGCTCTGCTCTTTGGAATAAGTTCAACGCTGAATAAAATCGCCCTTAGAAATGTTCATCCAATGATAATAGCGGGAAGTATCTATCTAACGGCGGGGATAGTTTTAATGCTCCTTCGCTTTACGCCGCTCAGGGGCAAAATCCTTGAGAGGCTTGAATTCAGGGTCAAAACTCAAGAATTCTTCTCAAAGCGAGACATTTTAATATTAGCCTTTATAGTACTTTTTGGATCTTTCTTAGCCCCTCTTTCGTTCATGTTTGGCTTGAATAGGACAACAGCTGTTAATGCGTCCCTTTTACTCAACACCGAGACGCTGTTTACTGTTTTAATAGCTCTTATAGTCTTTAAGGAAAGAGCCTCAAGAAGAAGCATTATCGGAATTCTCTTAATCTTAATTGGAGCCGTTGTAATCTCGACAGAAAACTTTAGGGAAGTAGAGCTGAGCAAGGGCATTGTCGGGAACATTTTAATAATCTTGGCAGGTCTTTCATGGGCGATAGATAACAACCTGAGCAAGCTGTTAAGCGTTAAGAGGGACTTGCTCTTGGTAACTTCGTTGAAGGGGCTGTTTGGAGGAAGTGCACTGTTAACTCTAGCCTCTCTAATTGGAGTCCCCTTTTACATCCCGCTCCAGAGCCTTCCGTACGTTTTAACCGTCGGTGCGTTCAGCATTGGCTTTTCCCTCGTACTGTTCCTGTTCGCCCTTAGAGAAATCGGTGCGATGAGGACGGGAGCAATTTTCTCGACCTCCTCACTCATAGGTGCTCTCTTCGCTTTCCTAGCTCTTGGCGAGAGCCTCACGGCACTGAAGGTCGTCTTTGGCATGATCATGCTCCTTGGAGCGTACGTGCTCTCCGGAGAAGAAATCCACAAGTAA
- a CDS encoding peroxiredoxin — MVRVGEVVPNFEADAYFPEKDEIGKLKISDYRGKWVVLAFYPADFTFVCPTELEELAEYYEEFKKEGAEIISVSTDTAYVHKAWHDHSPAIKKVRYPMLADPAGKICRLFGTYIEEEGISWRATFIIDPDGKVVSMDIHDNSIGRSAKEILRRLKASKYVREHPGEVCPASWEPGKETLKVSLELVGKI, encoded by the coding sequence ATGGTGAGGGTTGGAGAAGTGGTTCCCAATTTTGAGGCCGATGCCTACTTCCCGGAGAAAGACGAAATAGGAAAGCTCAAGATTTCGGACTACAGAGGTAAATGGGTTGTTCTAGCCTTTTATCCAGCGGACTTTACATTTGTCTGCCCAACGGAGCTTGAGGAGCTCGCTGAGTATTACGAGGAGTTCAAGAAGGAAGGTGCTGAAATAATTAGCGTATCTACTGATACAGCTTACGTTCACAAAGCTTGGCACGACCATTCCCCTGCAATCAAAAAGGTGCGCTATCCAATGCTAGCTGATCCTGCGGGGAAGATATGCAGGCTCTTTGGAACCTACATTGAGGAGGAAGGCATCTCCTGGAGGGCCACTTTCATAATAGATCCGGATGGAAAAGTTGTCAGCATGGACATTCACGACAACAGCATAGGGAGAAGTGCCAAGGAAATACTTAGAAGGCTCAAAGCTTCCAAATATGTAAGAGAACACCCAGGAGAAGTTTGTCCGGCGAGCTGGGAGCCAGGCAAGGAAACTTTAAAAGTTAGCCTTGAGCTAGTTGGAAAGATCTAA
- the aroF gene encoding 3-deoxy-7-phosphoheptulonate synthase, producing the protein MRFKFEKGSKPKTVVKVGEVKIGDGFTVMAGPCAVESQEQIMKVAEFLAEKGVKVLRGGAFKPRTSPYSFQGHGEEALKWMRRAADEYGLVTVTEVMDVSQVELVAKYSDMLQIGARNSQNFELLKAVGKVDNPVVLKRGMANTVQELLYSAEYILSGGNENVILCERGIRTFETSTRFTLDISAVPVVKELSHLPIIVDPSHPAGRRELVMPLAKAAYAVGADGIMVEVHPEPEKALSDSAQQLTFEDFERLLGELEGLGWKGTTSREAAEGVPRYVLSERVEENDWYTEVFLMELGGLGWRA; encoded by the coding sequence ATGAGGTTCAAATTCGAGAAGGGCTCCAAGCCGAAAACCGTCGTTAAGGTCGGAGAGGTTAAAATCGGCGACGGATTCACTGTAATGGCCGGCCCCTGTGCGGTGGAGAGCCAGGAGCAAATAATGAAGGTCGCGGAGTTCTTGGCTGAGAAAGGCGTTAAAGTTCTCCGCGGAGGGGCCTTCAAGCCGAGGACGAGTCCATACTCCTTCCAGGGGCACGGAGAGGAGGCCCTGAAGTGGATGAGGAGAGCAGCTGATGAATACGGCCTCGTGACCGTCACGGAGGTCATGGATGTTTCGCAGGTTGAGCTGGTTGCAAAGTACTCCGACATGCTCCAGATCGGTGCCAGGAACTCCCAGAACTTCGAGCTGCTTAAGGCTGTGGGAAAGGTCGACAACCCCGTGGTTCTGAAGAGGGGCATGGCCAACACGGTTCAGGAGCTTCTCTACTCGGCCGAGTACATACTAAGCGGGGGCAACGAGAACGTTATCCTCTGCGAGAGGGGCATAAGAACCTTCGAAACCTCCACAAGGTTCACCCTGGACATCTCAGCCGTTCCAGTCGTCAAGGAGCTCTCCCACCTGCCGATAATAGTTGACCCCTCGCATCCAGCGGGCAGGAGGGAGCTCGTGATGCCCCTGGCAAAAGCGGCTTATGCAGTCGGGGCCGACGGGATAATGGTCGAGGTTCACCCCGAGCCTGAGAAGGCCCTCTCGGACTCGGCCCAGCAGCTGACCTTCGAGGACTTCGAGAGGCTTTTGGGGGAGCTTGAAGGGCTTGGATGGAAAGGGACAACATCGAGAGAGGCTGCCGAGGGCGTTCCGAGGTACGTGCTCTCGGAGAGGGTCGAGGAGAACGACTGGTACACAGAGGTCTTCCTCATGGAGCTGGGGGGGCTCGGATGGAGGGCCTGA
- a CDS encoding GNAT family N-acetyltransferase translates to MPEIVIEPAKGTPEEAGHFAELMRISAPEFFPDLLGKKFRKFFVGAFLEKDNLFSHKHVVFARFKGKIAGMLLSYDWKAKNKEEGNTGWLMMKILGFDFLRQLPAFISSISGSGRLEKGGYYISNVAVYTDFRGRKIGKALMLKAEELARESKAKKLALDVEVDNEVAIAVYKKLGYTIEREHEIGLGGKKYRFYRMMKPL, encoded by the coding sequence ATGCCAGAGATTGTTATTGAACCTGCCAAAGGAACGCCGGAAGAAGCCGGGCACTTCGCAGAGCTCATGCGCATTTCAGCTCCGGAGTTTTTTCCAGACCTCCTGGGGAAAAAGTTCAGGAAGTTCTTTGTGGGGGCTTTCCTCGAAAAGGATAACCTTTTCAGCCATAAGCACGTCGTTTTTGCGAGGTTCAAGGGGAAAATAGCCGGAATGCTCCTAAGCTACGACTGGAAGGCGAAGAATAAAGAAGAAGGCAATACCGGCTGGCTCATGATGAAAATCCTCGGCTTCGACTTCCTCAGGCAGCTTCCGGCCTTCATAAGCTCCATCTCTGGGAGTGGAAGGCTTGAGAAGGGCGGTTACTACATCAGCAACGTAGCGGTCTATACGGACTTCCGGGGGAGGAAAATAGGAAAGGCTCTGATGCTGAAGGCGGAAGAGCTTGCCAGGGAAAGCAAGGCTAAGAAGCTCGCCCTGGACGTTGAGGTGGACAACGAGGTGGCGATAGCAGTTTACAAAAAGCTCGGCTATACCATCGAGAGGGAGCATGAGATTGGGCTTGGGGGCAAAAAGTACCGGTTCTACAGAATGATGAAGCCGCTCTAA
- the aroB gene encoding 3-dehydroquinate synthase → MEGLSFGPLSTLPSLVEELNPHRIAFLTNTTVERLWLEKAAEGIEEPIRIVIPDGEEYKSLETAVAIWKRLQEEGFTRKSLLIGLGGGVVTDIAGFVASTYMRGTLLGLVPTTLLAQVDAAIGGKTGVNFNGKNMIGTFYLPNFVLIAQETLSTLPEEEIRNGLGEVAKYALLDRNIYALTRNFEGINETLIKECALFKAEVVEKDLIEGGLRRMLNLGHTAGHAIEKLSGYRIKHGLAVSMGLMVASKVGEELYGFDSGKAEELLGRLGLPTGHPFRAKEILEEMRLDKKAWYGRITFVIPVEIGDVVVEEVDEAVLKRALEATRDDSGSCDCQKPRGSA, encoded by the coding sequence ATGGAGGGCCTGAGCTTCGGCCCCCTCTCCACCCTTCCCTCCCTCGTGGAGGAGCTGAACCCCCACAGGATCGCCTTTCTGACGAACACGACGGTGGAGAGGCTCTGGCTTGAAAAGGCCGCCGAAGGGATAGAGGAGCCGATAAGGATAGTGATCCCGGACGGCGAGGAGTACAAGAGCCTTGAGACTGCCGTAGCCATCTGGAAGAGGCTCCAGGAGGAGGGCTTCACGAGGAAGTCCCTCCTTATAGGCCTCGGAGGGGGAGTCGTAACAGACATAGCGGGCTTCGTGGCCTCGACATACATGAGGGGGACCCTCCTCGGCCTCGTTCCAACGACGCTTTTGGCCCAGGTGGACGCGGCCATAGGGGGCAAGACGGGAGTGAACTTCAACGGGAAGAACATGATAGGGACGTTTTACCTTCCAAACTTCGTCCTGATAGCCCAAGAAACCCTCTCCACGCTCCCAGAGGAGGAAATAAGGAACGGCCTTGGGGAAGTTGCAAAGTACGCCCTGCTCGACAGAAACATCTACGCCCTCACCAGGAACTTTGAAGGGATAAACGAGACCCTCATCAAGGAGTGTGCCCTCTTTAAGGCGGAAGTGGTTGAGAAGGACCTGATAGAGGGAGGGCTGAGGAGGATGCTCAACCTCGGGCATACAGCCGGACACGCAATCGAGAAGCTGTCGGGTTATAGAATAAAGCACGGGCTTGCGGTTTCGATGGGGCTTATGGTGGCCTCGAAGGTCGGGGAAGAGCTCTACGGCTTCGATTCTGGAAAGGCGGAGGAGCTGTTGGGAAGGCTCGGGCTCCCCACGGGGCACCCCTTTAGGGCGAAGGAGATACTGGAGGAGATGAGGCTCGACAAGAAGGCCTGGTACGGGAGGATAACCTTCGTCATCCCGGTTGAAATAGGCGATGTCGTCGTTGAGGAAGTCGATGAGGCTGTTTTGAAAAGGGCCCTGGAGGCAACGAGGGATGATAGCGGGAGTTGTGACTGCCAAAAACCCAGAGGAAGCGCTTGA
- a CDS encoding heavy-metal-associated domain-containing protein: protein MAKAVLRIPNMSCGHCVMRIKKAIESVGAKGEVSLEKKTAVVEFEPGKVSLDDIINSIKRYGYEVEVE from the coding sequence ATGGCAAAGGCCGTATTGAGGATACCCAACATGAGCTGTGGGCACTGCGTCATGAGGATCAAAAAGGCCATCGAGAGCGTTGGAGCCAAGGGCGAGGTCAGCCTTGAGAAGAAGACTGCCGTTGTTGAGTTCGAGCCCGGAAAGGTGAGCCTTGACGATATCATAAACTCGATAAAGCGCTACGGCTACGAAGTTGAGGTGGAGTAA
- a CDS encoding YHS domain-containing protein — protein sequence MPIDPVCRMEVSEGTELKAVYNGKVYYFCSPECKAEFEANPEEYIKGEEMEHEHGKHSHEHGHRRHGCCH from the coding sequence ATGCCCATTGATCCGGTATGTAGAATGGAAGTTAGTGAAGGAACTGAACTTAAAGCAGTATATAATGGCAAAGTTTACTACTTCTGCTCCCCTGAATGTAAGGCTGAATTTGAAGCTAACCCGGAAGAATACATTAAAGGGGAAGAGATGGAACACGAACATGGAAAGCATTCCCACGAACATGGCCACAGAAGACATGGATGTTGTCACTGA
- a CDS encoding FTR1 family iron permease, whose translation MIGQFLITFREVLEAAIIVAIIIAYLKRTGRERQIKDVWTGVGLSALASVVLGAAILALYGGLEEKELFEGVASYLAVIVLTSMIYWMATKGRNIKAEIESKVSKAINPFALIGFTFIVVFREGLETVLFLTPFATQDLAGTLAGLLLGAGAALILTYLIYGVGMRINLRTFFYYSSILLVFVAAGLAGYGTHELIEWAEEEGMHLGFIEETAYNLGIPKESVFHHKGAIGSIFAVLFGYSVKMEWGRVIVQFGYLIVALYLVLRAYGKEPSLAPRNSRLKSTG comes from the coding sequence ATGATAGGGCAGTTCCTAATCACATTTAGGGAGGTATTGGAAGCTGCGATAATCGTTGCTATCATAATTGCCTACCTTAAACGTACCGGTAGGGAAAGGCAGATCAAAGACGTATGGACAGGAGTTGGATTATCAGCACTTGCCAGTGTAGTTTTAGGGGCTGCAATCCTTGCACTCTATGGAGGCCTTGAGGAGAAGGAGCTCTTTGAAGGAGTTGCCTCTTACTTGGCTGTCATAGTGCTAACGAGCATGATTTACTGGATGGCCACCAAAGGAAGGAACATCAAAGCCGAAATAGAAAGCAAGGTAAGCAAGGCCATAAACCCCTTCGCTTTAATAGGATTCACCTTCATAGTGGTTTTCAGGGAGGGTCTTGAGACGGTGCTATTCCTTACGCCCTTTGCAACGCAGGACTTAGCTGGGACTCTGGCGGGGCTTCTCCTGGGAGCAGGTGCCGCTTTGATACTCACCTACCTAATCTATGGGGTGGGAATGAGAATAAACCTGAGGACGTTCTTCTACTACAGTTCTATACTGCTCGTTTTCGTTGCCGCTGGATTAGCCGGCTACGGAACCCACGAGCTCATAGAGTGGGCCGAGGAGGAGGGCATGCACCTCGGCTTTATTGAGGAGACAGCCTACAACCTCGGCATTCCCAAGGAGAGTGTGTTCCACCACAAGGGAGCTATTGGTTCGATCTTTGCGGTTCTCTTCGGCTACTCCGTGAAGATGGAGTGGGGAAGGGTGATAGTCCAGTTCGGCTACCTTATAGTGGCTCTCTATCTTGTCTTAAGGGCATATGGCAAAGAACCTTCCTTAGCTCCAAGGAACTCCAGATTAAAAAGCACCGGATGA
- a CDS encoding 1-deoxy-D-xylulose-5-phosphate synthase N-terminal domain-containing protein, with protein sequence MSEALDPRTKLQSMLQPVNNFHLESSETCLEILSAVLEEKGEKDVVILSKGHSAPAFYVMLHEMGLLSDEELYSFADIDGLPSHVIRGLPFIEVSSGSLGQGLSVANGIAMAKRIDGEDGYVYVILGDGELDEGQVWEAAMTASHHRLDRVVAIVDRNYFQLTGGTEEILSKEPLADKWRAFGWEVIEVPNRKEELKKALETAKKLVGRPKIIIARWGV encoded by the coding sequence ATGAGTGAGGCCCTAGATCCGAGGACAAAGCTCCAGAGCATGCTCCAGCCCGTCAACAACTTCCACCTCGAGTCCTCGGAGACCTGCCTCGAAATTCTCTCGGCAGTGCTCGAGGAGAAGGGAGAGAAAGACGTCGTAATACTCAGCAAAGGCCACTCGGCTCCAGCTTTCTACGTGATGCTCCACGAGATGGGTCTTCTCAGCGACGAGGAGCTCTACAGCTTCGCGGACATAGACGGCCTCCCGAGCCATGTAATCAGGGGGCTGCCCTTCATAGAAGTTTCGAGCGGCTCCCTCGGCCAGGGACTCTCGGTGGCCAACGGGATAGCGATGGCCAAGCGCATCGACGGGGAAGATGGGTACGTCTACGTCATACTCGGCGACGGCGAGCTGGACGAGGGCCAGGTCTGGGAAGCTGCCATGACAGCATCGCACCACAGGCTCGATAGGGTGGTAGCTATAGTCGACAGGAACTACTTCCAGCTCACGGGAGGAACAGAGGAGATACTGAGCAAGGAACCGCTGGCGGACAAGTGGAGGGCCTTTGGCTGGGAGGTTATTGAAGTCCCCAACAGGAAGGAGGAGCTCAAGAAGGCCCTCGAAACGGCCAAAAAACTCGTAGGAAGGCCGAAGATCATCATAGCGAGGTGGGGAGTGTGA
- the merA gene encoding mercury(II) reductase — protein MKEYDFVIIGGGAAGFAAALKADELDVKTLMVNRGPIGGTCVNVGCVPTKYLLTALELKKRALMGHYSGLSFTLKEFDFRKLLDGKDELVKKLRREKYEKVLESLENVDYIDGSARFSSNSEIVVNGEKIKFKKALIATGAKPRILTIGGVEDVKDRILTHIEALELEKVPDSVVIIGGRTQALEFAQIFARAGSEATLLQRSMRIMPTAEPELAIELEDILSEEGTNINTSARIKRLERAGEGVRVHAEVGGKEKMFEAQYVFFATGRSPNTHDLGLENTDVKTDEKGFVVVDETLKAGKNIYAAGDVIGEPMLETVAAKEGFTAATNALEEKNVKIDYRIVPKVVFTDPQLVSVGLTDREAQKFTECSCSAVEISNVPKALILGEERGLIKMVVDAKTKEILGVHILAYNAAEMIPEAALIIRNRMTIDEVIDTLHVFPTMSEAIKLAALSFKGDISKMPCCAL, from the coding sequence ATGAAAGAATATGATTTTGTTATTATTGGAGGTGGAGCGGCGGGATTTGCTGCGGCTTTAAAAGCGGATGAGCTTGATGTAAAGACCCTCATGGTCAACCGAGGCCCGATTGGAGGGACGTGTGTAAACGTCGGCTGTGTTCCGACTAAGTATCTCCTAACCGCCTTGGAACTCAAGAAAAGGGCGTTGATGGGCCATTACTCTGGCCTAAGCTTTACCCTTAAGGAGTTTGACTTTAGAAAACTGCTGGACGGAAAGGATGAACTCGTAAAAAAGCTAAGGAGGGAGAAGTACGAGAAAGTTCTGGAGAGTCTAGAGAACGTGGATTACATCGACGGCTCCGCGAGGTTTAGCTCAAACAGTGAAATCGTGGTAAACGGCGAGAAGATCAAGTTCAAAAAGGCCCTCATAGCAACGGGTGCAAAGCCAAGAATTTTAACCATAGGCGGTGTTGAAGACGTTAAGGACAGAATTCTAACCCACATTGAGGCTCTTGAACTTGAAAAGGTTCCCGACTCAGTTGTAATCATCGGGGGAAGAACTCAAGCTTTGGAGTTTGCCCAGATCTTTGCGAGAGCTGGGAGCGAGGCAACTCTTCTGCAGAGAAGCATGAGGATAATGCCCACAGCTGAGCCTGAACTGGCAATAGAACTTGAGGACATTCTAAGTGAGGAGGGGACCAATATAAACACCTCTGCGAGGATAAAACGCCTTGAAAGAGCTGGAGAAGGAGTTAGAGTTCATGCTGAAGTGGGAGGAAAAGAGAAGATGTTTGAAGCACAATACGTTTTCTTCGCAACTGGGAGAAGTCCAAATACCCACGATTTGGGCCTCGAGAACACGGATGTTAAAACCGACGAAAAGGGTTTTGTGGTTGTGGATGAAACTCTGAAAGCGGGCAAAAATATTTACGCGGCTGGAGATGTGATAGGTGAGCCTATGTTAGAGACAGTGGCAGCCAAGGAGGGCTTTACCGCGGCAACAAACGCATTGGAGGAAAAGAACGTTAAAATCGACTATAGAATTGTCCCGAAGGTTGTGTTCACCGATCCGCAGCTTGTGAGTGTTGGGTTAACCGACAGGGAAGCCCAAAAGTTTACGGAATGCTCATGCAGTGCGGTAGAGATCTCAAACGTTCCAAAGGCATTGATTCTAGGTGAAGAAAGGGGCCTGATAAAAATGGTCGTTGATGCAAAAACGAAGGAAATCCTTGGGGTTCATATCTTAGCTTACAACGCCGCTGAGATGATCCCTGAGGCCGCTTTGATAATTAGGAACAGAATGACTATAGATGAGGTTATAGACACTCTTCACGTCTTCCCGACGATGAGCGAGGCAATAAAGCTTGCCGCACTTTCTTTCAAAGGAGACATATCAAAAATGCCGTGTTGTGCCCTCTAG
- a CDS encoding type I 3-dehydroquinate dehydratase → MREEGGIRPLDDETRLGLYRRGIALNPAYVDVEFGSKIAQEVIELARKNGVGVILSHHDFNGTPGFGKLLTLLEDMEELEPEIIKIVTTANSLLDNLRVLRLYEHAENLIAFCMGPLGRISRVFSAQLAPFTYAPLDGEVAPGQLRAEELDRLRVMLFG, encoded by the coding sequence ATGAGGGAAGAAGGGGGAATCCGGCCCCTCGATGATGAGACGAGACTTGGCCTCTACAGAAGGGGTATCGCCCTAAACCCCGCCTACGTTGACGTTGAGTTCGGTTCAAAGATAGCCCAGGAAGTCATTGAGCTCGCCAGGAAGAACGGGGTTGGTGTTATTCTCTCACACCACGACTTTAATGGAACGCCGGGCTTTGGGAAGCTCCTGACTCTCCTCGAGGACATGGAGGAGCTGGAGCCTGAGATAATAAAGATAGTCACCACAGCAAACTCCCTCCTTGACAACCTGAGGGTTCTGAGGCTTTATGAGCACGCGGAGAATCTCATCGCCTTCTGCATGGGGCCCCTCGGGAGAATCTCCAGGGTCTTTTCGGCCCAGCTGGCGCCGTTCACGTACGCCCCCCTTGACGGGGAAGTAGCTCCAGGACAGCTCCGGGCGGAGGAACTGGACAGACTGAGGGTGATGCTCTTTGGCTGA
- a CDS encoding transketolase family protein: protein MIESFREAFGRALVELGRENPNLVVLDADVKSSTKTAYFERAFPERFIQVGISEQDMVSMAGGLAIAGKIPVVSAFAAFLMRAWEQIRNTIARDNLNVKLIPTHSGFSDHMDGSSHQCLEDIALMRVLPNMTVVVPADAQSVPVLLRQAVELDGPVYMRLGRDHAPRVYDSPKLELGKASVLRKGNDVLLVAAGVMVSVALETARKLEERGISAGVVDMHTIKPLDEETLLNLASKVELVVTLEEHSIHGGLGGAVAEVLSEKMPKRLIRIGTTEFGRSSRDYFALLERYGLTAESVVRKVEVVLT from the coding sequence GTGATCGAGAGCTTCAGGGAAGCCTTCGGGAGGGCTTTGGTTGAGCTCGGAAGGGAGAACCCCAATTTAGTAGTCCTCGATGCGGACGTCAAGAGCTCGACGAAAACTGCCTACTTCGAGAGGGCCTTTCCCGAGAGGTTCATCCAGGTTGGCATAAGCGAGCAGGACATGGTCTCGATGGCGGGTGGTCTGGCAATAGCGGGAAAAATCCCCGTTGTTTCGGCCTTTGCGGCTTTCCTGATGCGGGCCTGGGAGCAGATAAGGAACACGATAGCCAGGGACAACCTCAACGTCAAGCTCATTCCAACGCACTCGGGCTTTTCAGACCACATGGATGGTTCATCACACCAGTGCCTTGAGGACATAGCCCTCATGCGCGTCCTCCCGAACATGACGGTCGTTGTTCCAGCGGATGCCCAGTCAGTTCCAGTCCTCCTCAGGCAGGCAGTCGAGCTTGATGGGCCCGTCTACATGCGCCTCGGCAGGGACCACGCACCGAGGGTCTACGATAGTCCAAAGCTGGAGCTGGGGAAGGCCAGCGTCCTCAGAAAGGGGAACGATGTCCTCCTTGTGGCAGCCGGCGTTATGGTGTCGGTGGCCCTCGAAACGGCCAGGAAACTTGAGGAGAGGGGAATAAGCGCTGGAGTCGTTGACATGCACACGATAAAGCCCCTCGACGAGGAAACACTGCTGAATCTCGCATCCAAGGTGGAGCTCGTGGTCACGCTTGAGGAACACAGCATCCACGGCGGCCTCGGAGGAGCGGTAGCTGAGGTTCTCTCGGAAAAGATGCCGAAGAGGCTCATCAGGATTGGAACAACCGAGTTCGGGAGGTCGAGTAGGGACTACTTCGCACTCCTGGAGCGCTATGGCCTGACGGCAGAAAGCGTTGTGAGGAAGGTTGAGGTGGTGCTGACATGA
- a CDS encoding DUF302 domain-containing protein, producing the protein MFYYVRKFEEDLDFLWERFKKRLEEEGFLLIGERIPVAIVEREDGIVADYHLLFICDKELVAELVKIDPNIGALLPCTGFGYRREDGNYLGVTLPSVAWKIAGEEVVKLMRPMEERVIRIIESL; encoded by the coding sequence GTGTTTTATTACGTGAGAAAGTTCGAGGAAGACCTTGACTTCCTATGGGAGCGCTTCAAGAAGAGGCTTGAAGAGGAGGGCTTTCTCCTAATAGGGGAAAGGATTCCTGTGGCGATAGTGGAAAGAGAGGATGGCATTGTCGCGGACTATCATCTCCTATTCATATGTGACAAAGAGCTCGTGGCAGAGCTTGTGAAGATAGACCCAAACATAGGAGCTTTGCTCCCCTGCACGGGTTTTGGCTACCGCAGAGAGGACGGAAACTACCTCGGCGTTACTTTGCCCAGTGTGGCGTGGAAGATAGCAGGGGAAGAAGTAGTTAAGCTCATGAGGCCCATGGAAGAGAGGGTCATCAGGATTATTGAGTCGCTGTAA
- a CDS encoding CoA-binding protein: MNVKEFKKIALVGASKNPAKYGNIILKDLLSKGFEVLPVNPNYDEIEGLKCYRSVKELPKDVDVIVFVVPPKVGLQVAKEAVEAGFKKLWFQPGAESEEIREFLERAGVEYSFGKCIMVETSDKKMFLEV, translated from the coding sequence ATGAATGTGAAAGAATTCAAGAAGATAGCTCTTGTTGGAGCAAGCAAAAACCCCGCTAAGTATGGGAATATAATATTGAAGGATCTCCTCAGCAAAGGCTTTGAAGTCCTCCCGGTGAATCCGAATTACGATGAGATTGAAGGCTTGAAATGCTACAGGAGTGTGAAGGAACTCCCGAAGGACGTGGACGTTATAGTCTTCGTCGTCCCGCCCAAGGTAGGCCTTCAGGTGGCCAAGGAAGCTGTTGAAGCAGGCTTCAAAAAACTCTGGTTCCAGCCGGGGGCGGAAAGCGAGGAGATAAGGGAGTTCCTTGAAAGGGCAGGAGTTGAGTACAGCTTTGGGAAGTGCATAATGGTCGAGACGAGCGACAAAAAGATGTTCCTGGAGGTGTGA